A single genomic interval of Antarcticibacterium arcticum harbors:
- a CDS encoding DUF4138 domain-containing protein, producing the protein MKAYIFIIALVLAVEKTSAQQPITLDTIYANDQKNVALFFPEPIRQGITGSENFVFTYNREKEQYFGLLQAKPGMESNLLVVNRNGSVFSYIVKYKKQLDRLNYFIPKSKSIGNEKPIVADSAKVNESKKELGNEVYYYQKFSSYLLDRKQRINRLQKRNEGIVLSIENIVFDKDELYFVIQIENKSTLDYDLNFLKLSVETRQKGKRKSLQRLYQEPIFKYNSPSKVAENETVRLVYVLPKFSISNDRRAVLELNEKNGERSLKLKVSHRFINNPN; encoded by the coding sequence ATGAAAGCTTATATTTTTATTATTGCCTTAGTTTTGGCCGTCGAGAAAACTTCTGCACAACAACCAATAACCCTTGATACGATTTATGCAAATGACCAAAAGAACGTGGCTTTATTCTTCCCAGAACCCATCCGCCAAGGAATTACGGGATCTGAAAATTTTGTGTTTACCTATAATCGTGAGAAAGAACAGTATTTCGGGTTGCTCCAGGCAAAGCCGGGAATGGAAAGTAATCTTCTGGTGGTCAATAGAAATGGTTCAGTTTTTTCGTATATTGTAAAGTATAAGAAACAGCTTGATAGATTAAATTATTTTATACCGAAGTCTAAAAGCATCGGTAATGAAAAGCCCATTGTTGCTGATTCGGCAAAAGTAAATGAGTCTAAGAAAGAGTTAGGAAATGAGGTCTATTACTACCAAAAATTCAGTTCCTACCTACTTGATCGAAAACAACGGATTAACCGGCTACAAAAACGTAATGAGGGCATCGTTTTGAGCATTGAAAATATTGTTTTTGACAAGGATGAGCTTTACTTTGTAATCCAGATTGAAAATAAATCTACCTTGGATTACGATCTGAATTTCTTAAAACTCTCGGTTGAAACGAGACAAAAAGGTAAAAGGAAATCATTGCAACGCCTTTATCAAGAGCCAATTTTCAAGTATAATTCGCCCTCCAAAGTAGCAGAAAACGAAACCGTAAGATTGGTTTATGTGCTGCCTAAGTTTTCAATAAGCAATGACCGCAGAGCGGTTTTAGAGCTAAATGAAAAGAACGGAGAAAGAAGCTTAAAATTAAAAGTATCGCATAGATTTATCAACAACCCTAATTAG
- a CDS encoding Tim44 domain-containing protein, giving the protein MKNVVIYSIAFLFLACTGKQDLSPSETSKIVVESFYNKDNETLKKYTTPEGYEGLKSIQDLMAAGKSGNSNFKVLEETADNEIAWVRFTTSYEENPELFKLLKINGNWKVTQQGAREKGPF; this is encoded by the coding sequence ATGAAAAACGTCGTCATTTACTCAATAGCCTTCTTATTCCTTGCCTGTACCGGAAAACAAGACCTTTCACCAAGCGAAACTTCAAAAATTGTAGTTGAAAGTTTCTACAATAAGGATAATGAGACCTTGAAAAAATATACTACCCCAGAAGGCTACGAAGGCCTTAAATCGATACAAGATTTAATGGCGGCAGGCAAATCCGGGAATTCCAATTTTAAAGTGCTGGAAGAAACCGCCGATAATGAAATAGCTTGGGTTAGATTCACCACATCTTATGAAGAAAACCCTGAGCTATTTAAGCTTTTAAAAATTAATGGAAACTGGAAGGTTACGCAGCAAGGAGCGAGGGAGAAAGGACCTTTTTGA
- the traM gene encoding conjugative transposon protein TraM yields the protein MKIEKNKIVFAAVLVVILLFLISYSVMVMGDDESENENLKETSVPALEEGQKEYNSKLDAINDLKEVRETNAPSIYDEKLIDSLGFYDADLPEKEKERIVDSIYSAGKIKYSEKNYQNIGVAKAVTKVANVVDSAEIKVEKKIATKEMGLEHQLFFASDPKGNDISIYGTTDAVIYAAVDGDQVVKVNSRLRMRLTKAATINNKSIPKNTYVFGFISFQPHRVLIEIENIQHHPTKLKAFDLQDGSEGIYVENNFRAEATNEVLDDILGDINIPSVPQVSGITKLLKRNNRNVKVTVLNNYRLILKPKL from the coding sequence ATGAAGATAGAAAAGAATAAAATAGTCTTTGCGGCTGTATTGGTCGTGATATTACTATTCCTGATTTCCTATTCCGTGATGGTAATGGGCGATGATGAAAGTGAGAACGAGAACCTTAAAGAAACATCTGTTCCCGCACTGGAAGAAGGTCAAAAAGAATACAATTCCAAACTGGATGCAATCAACGATTTGAAGGAAGTGCGGGAAACCAACGCACCAAGCATCTACGATGAAAAGTTGATTGATTCCCTGGGCTTTTATGATGCGGATTTACCTGAAAAAGAAAAGGAGCGCATTGTGGATAGTATTTACTCAGCAGGGAAAATTAAGTATTCCGAAAAAAATTATCAGAATATTGGCGTTGCAAAAGCTGTTACCAAAGTCGCAAACGTAGTTGACTCCGCAGAAATAAAGGTGGAAAAAAAAATTGCTACCAAGGAAATGGGGCTGGAACACCAGTTGTTCTTTGCATCTGATCCAAAAGGAAATGATATTTCCATTTACGGAACAACGGATGCCGTAATCTATGCGGCCGTGGATGGTGATCAAGTGGTCAAGGTTAATTCGCGTTTACGGATGCGCCTGACCAAAGCCGCGACCATTAATAACAAAAGCATTCCAAAGAACACGTACGTTTTTGGCTTTATCAGTTTTCAACCCCATCGGGTATTAATTGAAATCGAAAATATCCAACACCATCCCACAAAACTTAAAGCCTTCGATCTTCAGGATGGTAGCGAGGGAATATACGTGGAAAATAATTTTCGCGCAGAGGCCACTAATGAAGTTTTAGATGATATTCTAGGGGATATCAACATCCCTAGCGTACCGCAAGTGAGTGGGATAACCAAATTACTCAAGCGCAACAACCGGAACGTAAAGGTTACCGTGCTCAACAATTACAGACTAATTTTAAAACCTAAATTATGA